In Oncorhynchus nerka isolate Pitt River linkage group LG26, Oner_Uvic_2.0, whole genome shotgun sequence, one DNA window encodes the following:
- the LOC135564906 gene encoding C-type lectin domain family 19 member A-like translates to MVCWELCLTLLLWARPARTIPSTNVKITHAFPLQLPEPGFPVTCPLFWTEFEGHCYRFFPLNRTWAEADLYCAEFSNGLKSAKLTSVHSWEENVFVYDLVNSRIPGIPTDIWIGLHDRRQEGTLEWTDGSNYGYSYWDGNQPDDGIHRIPEEEDCVEIWYRQNSGETHTQAVNKHKHKQAVNKHKHKQAVNKHKHKQAVNKHKHTQAVNKHKHTQAVNKHKHTQAVNKHKHIQAVNKHKHTQAVNKHKHKQAVNKHKHTQAVNKHKHKQAVNKHTQAVNKHKHTGSQ, encoded by the exons ATGGTCTGCTGGGAGTTGTGTCTGACCCTGCTCCTCTGGGCTCGTCCTGCGAGGACCATCCCTTCCACCAACGTCAAGATCACACACG cCTTCCCCCTCCAGTTGCCAGAACCAGGCTTTCCCGTCACCTGTCCGTTGTTCtggactgagtttgaaggtcaCTGCTACCGTTTTTTCCCTCTGAACCGTACCTGGGCCGAGGCTGACCTGTACTGTGCTGAATTCTCCAACGGTCTCAAGTCTGCCAAACTCACCTCCGTACACAG CTGGGAGGAGAATGTGTTTGTCTACGATCTCGTCAACAGCCGTATCCCAGGGATACCAACAGACATATGGATCGGCCTTCACGACAGGAGACAG GAGGGCACTCTGGAGTGGACCGACGGCAGTAACTATGGATACAGCTACTGGGATGGCAACCAGCCTGACGACGGCATACACCGCATCCCCGAAGAGGAAGACTGTGTCGAGATCTGGTACAGGCAGAAcagtggtgagacacacacacaggcagtcaATAAGCATAAACACAAACAGGCAGTCAATAAGCATAAACACAAACAGGCAGTCAATAAGCATAAACACAAACAGGCAGTCAAtaagcataaacacacacaggcagtcaataagcataaacacacacaggcagtcaataagcataaacacacacaggcagtcaATAAGCATAAACACATACAGGCAGTCAAtaagcataaacacacacaggcagtcaATAAGCATAAACACAAACAGGCAGTCAAtaagcataaacacacacaggcagtcaATAAGCATAAACACAAACAGGCAGtcaataaacacacacaggcagtcaATAAGCATAAACACACAGGCAGTCAATAA